The Pseudomonas sp. DG56-2 genome contains a region encoding:
- a CDS encoding ABC transporter permease encodes MLDTFTHLDWAEVLHLTWQHITLVGIAVSLAILIGVPLGILMTRFPSLAGPLQACATVLLTIPSIALFGLLLPFYSKFGQGLGPLPAITAVFLYSLLPILRNTYLALTNVEPGIREAARGIGMTFGQRLRMVELPIAVPVILAGVRTAVVMNIGVMTIAATIGAGGLGVLILTSISRSDMSMLLVGALLVSLLAIFADLLLQTLQRALTPEGLRK; translated from the coding sequence ATGCTCGATACCTTTACTCACCTGGACTGGGCCGAGGTTCTGCATCTGACCTGGCAACACATCACCCTGGTCGGCATTGCCGTAAGCCTGGCGATTCTGATCGGCGTGCCACTGGGCATCCTGATGACCCGCTTCCCTTCCCTGGCCGGTCCCCTGCAGGCGTGCGCCACGGTGCTGTTGACCATTCCGTCGATTGCGTTGTTTGGCCTGCTGCTGCCGTTCTACTCCAAATTCGGCCAGGGCCTGGGGCCATTGCCGGCAATCACCGCCGTGTTCCTTTATTCACTGCTGCCGATCCTGCGTAACACGTACCTGGCGCTGACCAACGTCGAGCCCGGTATTCGTGAAGCCGCACGCGGTATCGGCATGACCTTCGGCCAGCGCCTGCGCATGGTCGAACTGCCTATCGCCGTGCCGGTGATCCTCGCCGGGGTGCGTACTGCCGTGGTGATGAACATCGGCGTCATGACCATCGCCGCCACCATCGGTGCCGGTGGCCTGGGTGTACTTATCCTTACCTCTATCAGCCGTAGCGACATGTCGATGCTGCTGGTCGGTGCCTTGCTGGTGAGCCTTCTGGCCATCTTCGCCGACCTGCTGCTGCAAACCCTGCAACGTGCCCTGACTCCAGAAGGACTGCGCAAATGA
- a CDS encoding betaine/proline/choline family ABC transporter ATP-binding protein (Members of the family are the ATP-binding subunit of ABC transporters for substrates such as betaine, L-proline or other amino acids, choline, carnitine, etc. The substrate specificity is best determined from the substrate-binding subunit, rather than this subunit, as it interacts with the permease subunit and not with substrate directly.), translating into MIELQNLSKTFHANGKDVKAVDAVSLTVNEGEICVFLGPSGCGKSTTLKMINRLITPTSGKVLINGEDTTGLDEVTLRRRIGYVIQQIGLFPNMTIEENITVVPRLLGWDKQKCHERARELMSMIKLEPKQYLQRYPRELSGGQQQRIGVIRALAAEAPLLLMDEPFGAVDPINREMIQNEFFEMQRALNKTVIMVSHDIDEAIKLGDKIAIFRAGKLIQIDHPDTLLAHPADEFVSNFVGQDSTLKRLLLVRAEDAADNAPSVSPETPVSDALELMDEHDRRYVVVTDAQNKAMGYVRRRDLHRQQGSCSDFLRTFNATAAHDEHLRILLSRMYEFNRSWLPVLDAEQVFLGEVTQESIAAYLSSGRSRGGKTTIVSPAEVVV; encoded by the coding sequence ATGATCGAACTTCAGAACCTGAGCAAGACCTTTCACGCCAACGGTAAAGACGTCAAAGCCGTCGATGCTGTCAGCCTGACCGTCAACGAAGGCGAGATCTGCGTATTCCTCGGCCCGTCCGGGTGCGGCAAGAGCACCACGCTGAAAATGATCAACCGCCTGATCACACCCACCTCCGGCAAGGTCCTGATCAATGGCGAAGACACTACCGGCCTTGACGAAGTAACCCTGCGTCGGCGCATTGGCTATGTGATTCAGCAGATCGGTCTGTTCCCCAACATGACCATCGAGGAAAACATCACCGTGGTCCCGCGCCTGCTTGGATGGGACAAACAAAAATGCCACGAGCGTGCTCGCGAGCTGATGAGCATGATCAAGCTTGAGCCCAAGCAATACCTGCAGCGCTACCCGCGGGAGTTGTCCGGTGGACAGCAACAACGTATCGGTGTGATCCGCGCCTTGGCCGCTGAAGCGCCGCTGCTGCTGATGGACGAACCGTTCGGCGCGGTCGACCCGATCAACCGCGAGATGATTCAGAACGAGTTTTTCGAGATGCAGCGGGCATTGAACAAAACCGTGATCATGGTCAGCCATGACATTGATGAAGCCATCAAGTTGGGCGACAAAATTGCCATTTTCCGCGCGGGCAAACTGATCCAGATCGACCATCCCGACACTCTCTTGGCGCACCCAGCCGATGAGTTTGTCAGCAATTTCGTGGGTCAGGACAGCACACTCAAGCGCCTGCTGCTGGTCCGCGCCGAAGACGCTGCCGACAATGCACCGTCGGTAAGCCCCGAGACGCCGGTGAGTGACGCTCTGGAGCTGATGGACGAACATGACCGCCGCTATGTCGTGGTGACAGATGCGCAGAACAAGGCCATGGGCTACGTGCGCCGACGTGACCTGCATCGCCAGCAAGGCAGTTGCAGCGATTTCCTGCGGACCTTCAACGCAACAGCCGCCCACGATGAACACCTGCGAATCCTGCTGTCGCGAATGTACGAGTTCAACCGCTCGTGGCTGCCAGTGCTCGATGCCGAGCAAGTGTTTCTTGGCGAAGTGACCCAGGAATCGATCGCCGCCTACCTAAGCTCGGGACGCTCGCGCGGTGGCAAGACCACTATCGTATCGCCGGCAGAAGTCGTGGTCTGA